The window AGCTGAAGATAAAGAAAGCATTTCTGAAAACAAACTGAATATTAAAGCTGAAGATAAAGAAAGCATTTCTGAAAACAAACTGAATATTAAAGCTGACAAACCTGATAAGGCTAATTTATCTGATGTTTCCAACGTAAAGGTCAAAACTGAAGACAAAGAAAGCATTCTTTCTGAAAACAAACTGAATATTAAAGCTGATAAACCGGCTAAGGCTAATTTATCTGATGTCTCCAACGTAAAGGTCAAAACTGAAGACAAAGAAAGCATTGCTTCTGAAAATAAACTGAATATTAAAGCTGATAAGCTGAATAAAGCTAATTTATCTGATGTTTCCAACGTAAAGGTCAAAACTGAAGATAAAGAAAGCATTCTTTCTGAAAACAAACCGAATATTAAAGCTGATAAACCAGCTAAGGCTAATTTATCTGATGTCTCCAACATAAAGGTAACCGTTGAAGATAAAGAAAGTATCGCTTCTAAAGATAAAATAAAAGGGGAAAAAGAAACCATTTTTTCTGAAAATAAAGTAAAACTTGATAAATCGACTAAGGCTAATTTATCTGATGTCTCCAACATAAAGATAACCGTTGAAGATAAAGAAAGCTTTGTCTCTGAAAACAAAGTAAATGTTAAATCCGAAAATAATCTTAATTTAGGCGATAAAAACGAAAATTTTGTAAATATATCTAAATCAAAGGATGAAAAACTATCATTTACAGGGAAAGTTTTAAAAGAAGAAACTAATGCTAAATCAGATAAAAGAAGTCAAAGTGATAAGGATAAATCAAGTATATCCATAGAAACTCAAAAGCCTGAAATAAAAGATAATAATAAATTTGCAGAACCAAAAGTTTTCCCTAAAA is drawn from Desulfobacterales bacterium and contains these coding sequences:
- a CDS encoding flagellar hook-length control protein FliK, translating into AEDKESISENKLNIKAEDKESISENKLNIKADKPDKANLSDVSNVKVKTEDKESILSENKLNIKADKPAKANLSDVSNVKVKTEDKESIASENKLNIKADKLNKANLSDVSNVKVKTEDKESILSENKPNIKADKPAKANLSDVSNIKVTVEDKESIASKDKIKGEKETIFSENKVKLDKSTKANLSDVSNIKITVEDKESFVSENKVNVKSENNLNLGDKNENFVNISKSKDEKLSFTGKVLKEETNAKSDKRSQSDKDKSSISIETQKPEIKDNNKFAEPKVFPKNFTKEDISELRKETSSNKIEIQNHLKNYVSQKNEQKSFISKLKEAEIQKIEGETSIANKAQTIDKTNIQAEPLLKQNSIMGENSSDNKIKFTAGKNFEKQKNEIPKISDESASASNNGIKNSNIKVSNFEQSNNNKPLPSYVINQVGKQIIKSSKNGESEITLQLKPPHLGSLKMKIENNENTLKISIIAEKTSTKEIILSHVSELKSALMEQGLRLDNIDINLSQNFEQSMADAKQEAKNSYERKKNRTGFQKNDNSEGVISEVNENNFIRNNSLNLVA